The following are from one region of the Quercus robur chromosome 1, dhQueRobu3.1, whole genome shotgun sequence genome:
- the LOC126727631 gene encoding UDP-glycosyltransferase 87A1-like — protein sequence MSSVKAKPATQCHVVAMPYPGRGHINPMMNLCKTLASKNSNILVTFVVTEEWLGFIGSDPKPDNIRFGTIPNVIPSELVRAADVYSFTKATRTKLEAPFVRLLDQLEPPVTVIVADTFLFWAVGVGNRRNIPVASFWPMSQSMFTIMQHADLLVKNGHLPADSAKSKEHVDYIPGISSIQLVNIPFDWTNQQTMQRILEVLPWVNKAQYLLLTSIYELESKVFDVLKAKFSFPVYAMCEIVPNFDFGENTNHNDNNYLHWLDCQPRSSILYVSMGSFLSVSIAQMDEIAVGLRDSGVRFFWVARDETSRLKELCGHLGLVVPWCNQLRVLSHSSVGGFLSHCGWSSTREGMLCGLPFLTFPIVFDQILNSKLIVEDWKTGWRVKQDMGMDNLVTRVEISRLVQKFMNLENDEGKEIRTRASEFQRMCQHAIAKGGSSETSINAFIQDLSHCMVIE from the exons ATGAGTTCTGTCAAAGCTAAACCAGCCACGCAGTGCCACGTGGTGGCCATGCCTTATCCAGGTCGCGGCCACATCAACCCCATGATGAACCTATGCAAAACACTTGCTTCGAAAAACAGCAATATCCTCGTCACCTTCGTTGTCACCGAAGAATGGCTCGGTTTCATCGGCTCCGATCCTAAGCCCGACAACATTCGCTTCGGCACAATTCCTAACGTTATCCCATCAGAGTTAGTCCGCGCTGCTGACGTTTACTCCTTCACCAAAGCTACCAGGACGAAGTTGGAAGCTCCATTTGTGCGGCTCCTTGATCAGCTTGAGCCTCCGGTTACAGTTATCGTGGCtgatacttttcttttctgggcaGTTGGAGTTGGGAACCGAAGGAATATTCCGGTGGCATCGTTTTGGCCTATGTCACAGTCCATGTTCACCATCATGCAACATGCGGATCTTTTAGTCAAAAATGGCCATTTACCAGCTGACTCAG cAAAATCCAAGGAGCATGTAGATTACATCCCTGGAATTTCTTCCATACAATTAGTGAATATTCCTTTTGATTGGACAAACCAACAAACGATGCAAAGGATTCTCGAAGTTCTTCCATGGGTAAACAAAGCACAATATCTCTTACTAACTTCCATTTATGAGCTCGAATCCAAAGTATTTGATGTTCTAAAAGCAAAATTCTCATTCCCGGTATATGCTATGTGTGAAATCGTACCTAACTTTGATTTTGGtgaaaacacaaaccacaatGACAACAACTATTTACATTGGCTAGATTGCCAACCTAGAAGTTCCATTCTGTATGTTTCAATGGGAAGTTTTCTTTCAGTTTCTATTGCCCAAATGGATGAAATTGCAGTTGGTTTGCGTGATAGTGGTGTTAGATTCTTTTGGGTGGCGCGTGATGAGACTAGCAGATTGAAAGAGCTTTGTGGTCATTTAGGATTAGTAGTACCTTGGTGTAATCAATTGAGGGTCTTATCTCATTCTTCTGTTGGGGGCTTTTTGTCACATTGTGGGTGGAGTTCCACTCGAGAAGGAATGTTATGTGGTCTTCCTTTTCTTACATTTCCCATAGTCTTTGATCAAATCTTGAATAGTAAACTAATTGTGGAGGATTGGAAAACTGGGTGGAGGGTGAAGCAAGATATGGGAATGGATAATTTGGTGACAAGAGTGGAAATATCAAGGCTAGTGCAGAAATTTATGAATTTGGAAAATgatgaagggaaagaaattAGGACAAGAGCAAGCGAATTTCAACGGATGTGTCAACATGCAATTGCAAAAGGAGGATCATCTGAAACCAGCATCAATGCCTTCATCCAGGACCTTTCACATTGCATGGTTATTGAGTAG